The Chanos chanos chromosome 6, fChaCha1.1, whole genome shotgun sequence genome includes a region encoding these proteins:
- the LOC115815503 gene encoding calglandulin-like — protein sequence MVTVLTEETAKASKLSQEQITEYKGVFEMFDEEGNGAVKTQELERLMSLMGINPTKRELSHMTKDVDEDGKGTFNCDSFLGLMSLYHERAKNQDAELRAAFKVFDKEAKGYIEWNTLKYVLVNAGEPLNEEEAEQMMKEADKDGDGTIDYEEFVAMMTGDVFKMS from the exons ATGGTAACGGTCCTGACTGAAGAAACAGCAAAG GCCAGCAAGTTGAGTCAGGAGCAGATCACAGAGTATAAAGGCGTGTTTGAGATGTTTGATGAAGAGGGAAACGGGGCGGTAAAGACCCAGGAGCTGGAGAGACTGATGAGTCTAATGGGAATCAACCCCACCAAGAGAGAACTCAGTCACATGACCAAGGATGTGGATGAAGACG GCAAAGGCACTTTCAACTGCGACAGCTTCCTGGGTCTAATGTCTCTGTACCATGAGCGAGCCAAGAACCAAGACGCTGAGCTGCGGGCTGCTTTTAAAGTCTTTGACAAAGAGGCCAAAGGCTACATAGAGTGGAATACACTCAA ATATGTGCTGGTGAACGCTGGAGAGCCCCTGAATGAGGAAGAGGCAGAGCAGATGATGAAGGAGGCAGATAAAGATGGTGACGGTACCATTGACTATGAGG aatTTGTGGCTATGATGACCGGAGACGTGTTTAAGATGAGCTAA
- the c6h3orf18 gene encoding uncharacterized protein C3orf18 homolog, giving the protein MSLDTPQPSLFTPTPKITTPPTSMLPTSILTSSVDTRTEPGVTSRTTFRAVTLTTNETAFNSTQIPAASVEHAGMGMVLVPFGIITAIGLAVVVLLYIRKKKRLEKLRHQLMPMYNFDPAEEQDDLEQELLDHGRDGSPAGPNAKTLMAGGQASAQTSSRLVFTDVADAINA; this is encoded by the exons ATGTCCCTGGACACACCCCAGCCCAGCCttttcacccccacccccaaaatcACCACCCCTCCCACATCCATGCTCCCCACCTCCATCCTCACGAGCTCCGTGGACACCAGGACGGAGCCAGGCGTCACGTCCAGAACGACCTTCCGTGCCGTCACCTTGACGACCAACGAGACTGCCTTTAACTCCACCCAGATCCCAGCGGCGTCGGTGGAGCATGCTGGAATGGGCATGGTGCTTGTTCCGTTTGGGATCATCACGGCTATCGGGCTGGCAGTAGTTGTG CTGCTGTACATACGTAAGAAGAAAAG ACTGGAGAAGCTGAGACACCAGCTCATGCCGATGTATAACTTTGACCCGGCCGAAGAACAGGACGACCTGGAGCAGGAGTTACTGGACCACGGTCGGGACGGAAGCCCGGCAGGGCCAAACGCCAAG actctgATGGCAGGAGGACAGGCCAGTGCTCAGACGTCCAGTCGGCTAGTCTTCACCGATGTGGCTGACGCCATTAACGCATGA